TGCAAAGTTCTCAACGAGCACTGATACACAAGCTAACAGTGTCACCCAAGGCTTTGTCCAGGCCCCGGAGATCACGCGCCCCGCATCTGCCGAGAGAACTCCCACGCGGCCAAGGCAAAGCCGATCGCCACGACCACGCGGCGCACCAGGTTCTTGTTCAAGCGCCGCGACACATGCGCACCCGCGTAACCACCCATGATGGCAGCCACCATCATGATCGAGGCGTATCGCCAATCGACATCCTGCTTGACGATGAACCACACGGCCGACACGCCGTTGATCAGCGCGTTCAGCACGGTCTTCAGCCCGTTCATCGCGTGGATATCCGACAGACCCATCATGGCCAGGGCCGAGAGCATGAGAATGCCGATCCCCGCGCCGAAGTAGCCACCATACACCGCCACGCAGAACTGGAAGGCAATGATCGCCGCCAAGGTGCCGCCGCGCGGCGCCGCGTGAGCTTGCCCGATGCCGGTCCAACGGGCGACCTGCGGCTGAATGGCAAACAGCGTCGCCGCCGTCAGGATCAGCCACGGCACCAGGACCTTGAACGTATCGGGCGAGAACTCGGTCAATAGCAGCGATCCGGTGATCCCGCCGATCAAGCTCGGGGCTGCCAGCCAGGCGACCCAGTGCCGCGAAGCGGACAGCTCCCGCCGGAATCCCCAAGCGGCGGAAAGCGCGCCCGGCAGCAGCGCGACGGTGCTCGTGCAATTGGCCAAGCGGGCCATCTCGGCCGACGAGCCGAGGATCGCATAGAGGGTTGGAAACGTCAGCAGCGTCCCGCCCCCGGCGATGGCATTGATCGCGCCCGCGGCGGCGGCTGCGGCACATAAAACAATGATCTCGAGCGGCATTCCGGCCTTTCGCGCGCTTAGACAATCGAAGCAGGACGCGCCGCACTGTACCGGTTGGGCCTTTTGCGGAACAGGCGACCAAGAACCGGCGGTTCGACGGCTGGGCGGAAGGCAACGTCGGCTATGCGGGCCTGGGTTTCGGGGGGGGTGAGGCCGGGCCCAAAAAATCAATTAGTTTGCGCGCAATTCATCTCGCTATTTTGATTCGACCGGCTAAGATCAGGGAATCCGAGCCGCAAATTCGCGGTAATGGCTCGGCACGTCTTTTCTTTCTCGGCTCGCGGTGGCCCAAATTTGGGGGGATCGCATGTCGCTCACGGAAATCCAACGGCAGAAGTCGGGTGGTCACCGGTTTTGGGTTCGGGCTTTGTTGCCCCTGGCACTGGCTTTCGCTGCACCGGCCGTCGCCCTCTGTCCGGCTTCGGCCGCGGACGGCAACCGTCCCACCGAGGCCGATTCGGCCGCCGAGCGCGGCTACCGATGGCTGACGACCAAGCCCTACATTCCAGTTGCCCACGATCAGGACGTCTTCGACCAGCTGTGGAAAGTGTGGGAGGAGCCGGCCCGCTCGCAGGCCGCGAAGGCGACGGTCGAAGAGCGCCGCAAGATGGCCTTCTCGCGCTATGGTTTGACCGAGTCGCCCGACCTCCCGGGCCCGGTGGCCATGCAATATGTCGATGCCGGTCACGGCGGCTGGTCGATCAATTGCCTCTCGTGCCATGGCGGCAAAGTGCTTGGCAAATCGATGCCCGGCCTGCCCAACTCGCACTTCGCCATGCAGACCTTTACCGACGAAGTGCGCATGATCAAGGCGCGGCAGGGCAAGATGAGCGCGCTGGAGCTGGCGGCCGCATCGTTCCCGATGGGCAATTCCAACGGGACGACCAATGCCGTGATGTTCGGCGTCGCTCTCGGCTTCTTGCGCGATGAGAATTTGAACCTGCGCACGGATGTTTCGGTGCCCAACTTCGTGCACCACGACATGGACGCGCCCCCGTGGTGGAACGTCAAGAAGAAAACCTATCTGTACATCGACGGTTTCGCACCGAAGAGCCCGCGCGCGCTCATGCAGTTCTTGCTGGTGCCGCAGAACGACGCGGCAAAATTCCGCGAATGGGAAGCGGACTTCAAGGACCTGTACGCCTGGATCGAGGCGCTCGAGCCGCCGAAATATCCGTTCGAAATCAATCACGACCGGGCCGACAAGGGGCGCGCGATTTTCGAACAGAATTGCAGCAGTTGCCACGGCACGTACGGCGAGAAATGGACCTACCCGAACAAGCTCGTGGCGATCGAAGAAGTCGGCACCGATCGGGTGCGGCTCGATTCGCTCACGCCCGAGCAGCGTTACGGCTACCAGCTCAGCTGGTTCGGCCAGCTCGACGGCGATAAGAAAGTCGTGACCGACCCGGGCGGATACGTCGCGCCGCCGCTGGACGGCATCTGGGCCTCGGCGCCGTACCTGCACAACGGTTCCGTGCCGACCCTGTGGCATTTGTTCCACAGTGACGAGCGGCCGGTCGTCTGGCAGCGCAGCGAAGACGGCTACGACCAGGATAAGGTCGGGCTGGAAGTCACGACGATGGCGGAGCTACCCGCCACGGCCAAGACGGGGCGCGAGAAGCGCCGCTACTTCGACACGCGGCTCTTTGGCAAAAGCGCGGTCGGGCACACCTTCCCCGACGCCCTCGACGAGCCGGAGAAGCAGGCCGTGATGGAATACCTGAAGACGCTGTGATTTGCGAACGAACCCGATTGTCGTCTGAGACAGGGCACAACTTCCAGATTCTTGATTGCTCGGCAAGGGATGTTTGCGCGGTTTCGATTGTTCAGCAACGTCGAGTTTTTCTTCGAGAGAATCGCGAGTGATCGTCGGGCACGAATTTCTTGATCCTTCGTTTTCGCGTCATTAGACTTCACATCTAGCCGGGGAGCTTTCGGCGGCGCTCCCCTGTTTTCTATCGCTCTTCTTATGCGGTGGGCTGGGAATGTCCGGGTCAGTTCCAGAGGGTGGGCCGGCCTTCACGCCGTATACGGTTCGCTGCCCTGGTTGCCATGGGCGGATCACGGTCAAGAAGCCAGAATTAATCGGCCGACAAGTGGCGTGCCCCGGCTGCAAGACTGCATTTCGCATCGAACCTGTGTCAACCGTCACGGCGCCGGTGCAACGGCCTCCGGCGGCCAAGAAAACGCAAACGCCTCGGGATTCGACGAAGAGCCCAGCGGCGAATGCAGCCGCACCGTCAGGGCCGCTGGTCGCGCAAAGTACACGAACAACCCAGCGGACGCCAAGTGCGGACGGGAGCGCGGTAACGCGCCAGCAATTCCCTCGTGAGACGCATCCCTCGCCATCCCTTGGCCACGGCATCGGTTGGAAGATTCCGGCCATGATCGGTGCAGGAAGCGCGATCGGCGCCGCCCTCGTTATGGCCGGTTTTTTGATGTTGCGATCCGGGGGCAATCCAACAGTCGTTGCTATCGCGGCGCCCGTGGCTTCCAGCCCAAGTGGGCCGACCCAGGCGGCGAGCGTCGTTCCGTCAAGCGTGCCATCTGAATCGAGCACTGCGCCGCCGACAGTTGCCTCGCCACCATCAATCGCGGCACCGCAAGTGACGCCCGCGCCAACAAAGACCGACGCGCCACAAGTTGCGGTTCAGCCGCCGGTTGCCCAGTCTGTCAATCCTCAGCCGGCTCTTGGTCAACCGGGCGCCCCACCGCCAGACTATCCGCAGCCGCACAACATCGTGCCCGGCGGTCCGCAGCCAGGTTTTCCACAACCGGGGCCCATGCCATCAGGCGCGAGTCCCTACCCTAGCGGGCCTCCCGGTGCTGTGCCGCCAGGTATGGGCGGTCGGCGCGGGATGATTCGGTACGGCGGAGCGCCGCCAGGTTACGGAGCGCCGCGTGCTACACCGCAAGGTCCGATGGGGTCGGGCGCACCACAGGCAAACCAGCAGGCCGAAATTCCCGCGCAACCCGCTCAAGAAACGGCAACGAACAATCCTGAGGCGGCGATGCCTAATGGCGGTGCCGTGAGCAAATCCTCGACCCGCGAAATCGTGGATCGAATCGGCGGTGGCATCGTCCTCTTGAATATCTTCGATGCCAGCGGGCGCAAAGTCGGCTTGGGCAGCGGGTTCGTGATCGACGCCGGGGGGCGTATCGCCACGAATTTCCACGTCATCGAGCGGGCCGCAAAAGCCACTGCCCAGTTCAAGGACGGCACCGAGCGCGACGTCACTGGCTACTGGATGGCGGACAAAGAGCATGATTTTGCCATACTGCAAATGCGCGATCCGCCCCAGGCTCTGACGGTGTTGACGCTCTCGGCCGATGCCGATCCGCAGCAAGGTGACGATGTGATCGCTATCGGTCATCCGAAGGGGTTCACATTCACCGTCACGACAGGGATTGTCAGCGCGATCCGCACTCCCGAAGACTTGCCCGAGGAAACTCGCGACGCGATCGACGCGCCGGATGATGCGCTGTGGATTCAGACCACGGCCCCGATCTCACCGGGCAACAGCGGTGGCCCACTCCTCAATAGCAAGGGGGAAGTGATCGGAGTCAACACGTGGGTTTCGCTGGTTGCCGAAAACACGGCCTTCGCCAACCATGTGCGGATGTTGCGGGATTGCCTGACGCGACAATCCGCCGCCGCCAAGCCTCTGCCGGTGCCAGGGGCCAAAGCTTCGCTGAACTCGCTGGTGGCCGATGTCCTGCAGGGATTCACCGAAGAATATACCAAGTATCTGAAACAGGTGCGCGGAGCGGGCAGCATCGCTGCGCGCAATCGTGTCGCCGACGCCAATCCGGCGGTCAGCTACATGCAGAAGTTGTATGCCCTGTCTGATGAGCATCGCCACGATGCGATCGGGCTCGAGGCATTGGCTACCGCGTGCGAACTAGCCAACGTGGACAAAAAGCGAGCGGGAACGGTCTTGAAGGCGGTTACGATCCGACTGCTCGAAGATCATGTCGAGGACGAGAAGCTAGGGGACGTCGCCTTGGCGATGGTCAAGTCGGAGCCCAGCGACGTCCGAGATTTTCTCACGAAGCTTAGTTCGCAAAGTCCACACCGCGACGTCAAGGGCTTTGCCACGTTCACCCTAGCGATTCATCAGGCGAATGCGCTCGACGGACCGAACAAGGCCGAGGAGGCAAAGGCTCTGACGCTTTTGAAACGCGTCGTCAACCAATACGGTGACGTGAAGGTGGGCGAAAGCACACTAGGCGCCGTCGTTGGACCCGTTCTATACACGATCGAGCATCTGACCGTAGGCAAGAAGGCGCCCGAGGTCAAAGGCAAGGATTTCGAGGGACACAATATCAAGCTCAGTGATTTTCGCGGCAAAGTACTGGTGTTGGATTTTTTTGCCGACGCGTCCGAGATTTGCCGGTCCCTTTACCCGCACCACAAGGCGATTATGGATCGGTACAAAGAGGACCCTTTCCAGCTGCTAGGGCTCAACGCCGACACGCTGGAAAAGGGGCGCAACGCGGTGAACTTGAAGAATGTGACCTGGCCCTGCATATGGGATGGACCGAAGGGGCCGATCGGCACGAAATGGAACATCGCCGCCTACCCCCGCAATTTCGTGATCGACGAGAAGGGAATCATTCGCTACCGCGATCTGTACGGCCAAGATTTGGTGCAGGCCATCGAGGTATTGCTTACCGAGATGAATCCCAGCCGGCCCCCTTACAAGCAGCCCGCGGCGGTGGCTACCACGCCGAAGAGCTCCTCCCCGTTATCAATGCGCCGTGCGCCGTCAATCCGCTCGCACGGGATTCCCAGCAGCCGGCTCAATCGCGGGTTTCCGCGCGGCATTGGCCCCTCGGCACAGCAGCCCTCGCAGTAAACGCTCGCTGGGTACGAATTACTTCGGGGCAGAATCGCTCGAATGCCCGTGGACACGCAGCGGCCCGACCGATTCCTGCTTGTGCGAAGCCACGACGCGGCAAAGCTCCGCGAATGGGAAGCGGACTTCAAGGACCTGTACGCCTGGATCGAGGCGCTCGAGCCGCCGAAATATCCGTTCGAAATCCATCACGACCTGGCCGACAGCAAACATGAACGTAGACGGCCCGCGCGTATCGCCGCAACCGGGGCAGCATCAATCGTCTTTCCGTTAACTTTCCCGATCGACCTTACTAAAACAGCGGCTTGCGCCCCAGCTTGCGGCGCGTGACGGCCCATTGGCCGGCGTGCATCATGGGGTGCGAGCCGGCGAGCAGGAACACGTCGACATTCGTAGGCACAAAGGCGCGGAACTTTTCCGGCGCCGGTTTATCCAGATCGGCGTCCGAAATTTTTTCCAACGCCTTGAGCGTGCCGGCCCGTTGTTCCCGCATCAAACGCAGGTATTCGTCCTTGGTGCAGAACGCCTTGGGATCGTCGCTTGCGGCGGTTTCTTTGGAGTGCTTTGCGGCGAACCCCTCGGGCAGCTTGGGCATGACGCCGGGAACGATCGCGCCGATGAGCATATTTTCCGCCTCGATCAGATGGCCCAATTGCCAGGCGATGTGATTCGCGCCGGGCACCGGGCGAACGAGCAGATCGG
This genomic stretch from Pirellulales bacterium harbors:
- a CDS encoding DinB family protein, which gives rise to MNTKDTIRRSIEGADKIVAAYLGDLTDADLLVRPVPGANHIAWQLGHLIEAENMLIGAIVPGVMPKLPEGFAAKHSKETAASDDPKAFCTKDEYLRLMREQRAGTLKALEKISDADLDKPAPEKFRAFVPTNVDVFLLAGSHPMMHAGQWAVTRRKLGRKPLF
- a CDS encoding cytochrome c is translated as MSLTEIQRQKSGGHRFWVRALLPLALAFAAPAVALCPASAADGNRPTEADSAAERGYRWLTTKPYIPVAHDQDVFDQLWKVWEEPARSQAAKATVEERRKMAFSRYGLTESPDLPGPVAMQYVDAGHGGWSINCLSCHGGKVLGKSMPGLPNSHFAMQTFTDEVRMIKARQGKMSALELAAASFPMGNSNGTTNAVMFGVALGFLRDENLNLRTDVSVPNFVHHDMDAPPWWNVKKKTYLYIDGFAPKSPRALMQFLLVPQNDAAKFREWEADFKDLYAWIEALEPPKYPFEINHDRADKGRAIFEQNCSSCHGTYGEKWTYPNKLVAIEEVGTDRVRLDSLTPEQRYGYQLSWFGQLDGDKKVVTDPGGYVAPPLDGIWASAPYLHNGSVPTLWHLFHSDERPVVWQRSEDGYDQDKVGLEVTTMAELPATAKTGREKRRYFDTRLFGKSAVGHTFPDALDEPEKQAVMEYLKTL
- a CDS encoding trypsin-like peptidase domain-containing protein; this translates as MSKSSTREIVDRIGGGIVLLNIFDASGRKVGLGSGFVIDAGGRIATNFHVIERAAKATAQFKDGTERDVTGYWMADKEHDFAILQMRDPPQALTVLTLSADADPQQGDDVIAIGHPKGFTFTVTTGIVSAIRTPEDLPEETRDAIDAPDDALWIQTTAPISPGNSGGPLLNSKGEVIGVNTWVSLVAENTAFANHVRMLRDCLTRQSAAAKPLPVPGAKASLNSLVADVLQGFTEEYTKYLKQVRGAGSIAARNRVADANPAVSYMQKLYALSDEHRHDAIGLEALATACELANVDKKRAGTVLKAVTIRLLEDHVEDEKLGDVALAMVKSEPSDVRDFLTKLSSQSPHRDVKGFATFTLAIHQANALDGPNKAEEAKALTLLKRVVNQYGDVKVGESTLGAVVGPVLYTIEHLTVGKKAPEVKGKDFEGHNIKLSDFRGKVLVLDFFADASEICRSLYPHHKAIMDRYKEDPFQLLGLNADTLEKGRNAVNLKNVTWPCIWDGPKGPIGTKWNIAAYPRNFVIDEKGIIRYRDLYGQDLVQAIEVLLTEMNPSRPPYKQPAAVATTPKSSSPLSMRRAPSIRSHGIPSSRLNRGFPRGIGPSAQQPSQ
- a CDS encoding sulfite exporter TauE/SafE family protein; this translates as MPLEIIVLCAAAAAAGAINAIAGGGTLLTFPTLYAILGSSAEMARLANCTSTVALLPGALSAAWGFRRELSASRHWVAWLAAPSLIGGITGSLLLTEFSPDTFKVLVPWLILTAATLFAIQPQVARWTGIGQAHAAPRGGTLAAIIAFQFCVAVYGGYFGAGIGILMLSALAMMGLSDIHAMNGLKTVLNALINGVSAVWFIVKQDVDWRYASIMMVAAIMGGYAGAHVSRRLNKNLVRRVVVAIGFALAAWEFSRQMRGA